GCCAACAACAGGCCAGGCTCCCAGCAAGAAGTGAAGGCTACGGCTGTTGTTGAAGGAGGCGTATTGGAAGATCAGGCGACCGAAGTAGCCGTGAGCAGCCACGATGTTGTACGTCTCTTCTTCTTGGCCGAACTTGTAGCCATAGTTGTGGGACTCGTTCTCAGTGGTTTCACGCACCAAGGAGGAGGTCACCAGTGAGCCGTGCATGGCGGAGAACAGTGAACCACCGAAAACACCAGCCACTCCCAGCATGTGGAAGGGGTGCATCAGGATGTTGTGCTCAGCCTGGAACACCAACATGAAGTTGAAGGTTCCAGAGATGCCCAAAGGCATGCCATCAGAGAACGAACCCTGACCGAAGGGGTAGACCAGGAACACTGCAAAAGCTGCAGACAGCGGAGCGCTGTAAGCAACACAGATCCAAGGGCGCATGCCCAAGCGGTAGGAGAGTTCCCACTGACGGCCCATATAAGCCGAGATGCCGATCAGGAAGTGGAACACCACCAACTGATAGGTGCCGCCGTTGTAGAGCCACTCGTCGAGTGAGGCAGCGTCCCAGATTGGGTAGAAGTGCAAGCCAATGGCGTTGCTGGAAGGAACAACAGCACCAGAAATGATGTTGTTGCCATAAAGAAGTGAGCCAGCGACAGGCTCGCGGATACCGTCGATATCAACCGGAGGTGCGGCGATGAAAGCGACGATGAAGCAGGTGGTAGCTGCAAGCAGACAAGGAATCATCAGCACACCGAACCAACCGATATAAATACGGTTGTTGGTGTCTGTGACCCACTGACAAAAACTTTGCCAGCTGCTTAAGCGACCACTGCGAACGGCAGTTGCCATGAGAAAAAAATAAGAGCAGGATCGATCACTCCATCCTCAAAAAGGACAGACGATCGAGCTCAAGATGATGAAAAGACCTCCACAATTCAAGAGGAA
The window above is part of the Synechococcus sp. WH 8020 genome. Proteins encoded here:
- the psbA gene encoding photosystem II q(b) protein, producing the protein MATAVRSGRLSSWQSFCQWVTDTNNRIYIGWFGVLMIPCLLAATTCFIVAFIAAPPVDIDGIREPVAGSLLYGNNIISGAVVPSSNAIGLHFYPIWDAASLDEWLYNGGTYQLVVFHFLIGISAYMGRQWELSYRLGMRPWICVAYSAPLSAAFAVFLVYPFGQGSFSDGMPLGISGTFNFMLVFQAEHNILMHPFHMLGVAGVFGGSLFSAMHGSLVTSSLVRETTENESHNYGYKFGQEEETYNIVAAHGYFGRLIFQYASFNNSRSLHFLLGAWPVVGIWFTSMGVSTMAFNLNGFNFNQSILDSQGRVLNTWADVLNRAGLGMEVMHERNAHNFPLDLAAAESTPVALQAPAIG